The sequence CGTCGTGTGCCGACTTGCAGTCTCCACTCAGCGGCGAGATGGCGTTCTATCGTGACGACGCCATCTCTCTGGATCTTCCAGATGACTACGGTATCGACATCGCCATTCTGTTAGAACTTGCGCAGCGTTATGGGCGCAGCGCCATCGCCGAAGTCCCCTTTGGCATGAAAGATCACCCGCACCAACCGCTTTCGTCGCTCGGCATTCAATCGCGACAGGTCATCCGTGCGCTCCTCGAGCGCGTCGAGCGGCTCCAGATAGATGCGCAGGAGCCGATCCCAGAATCTCTGATCACACAACTCCTCTAGCCTGATTCACTTAGTCCTCGCTTACCGCCGTGGCTAGCTGAGTAAGCAGCCCGAGCGGGTTGGCCAACGCCATATCGAGACCAAAAAGCTCACTCAACACCGATACCCGGTGTCCTCGCTGGCGCACGGCCCGTACCGTCTCGGGTGCCGCAGAGCCGACAACCACCCAAACTGGCGTACCTTGACTCTCAGCAAGCCTGAGAACACCGCCTACCACCTTCCCACCAAGCGACGTATCGTCGAGCCGGCCCTCGCCAGTAACAACCAGATCAGCATCGCCGATCTGGCGCGCCAGTTGGACTCGGCCGGCCACCTCATCAAACCCAGAGGTGAGCTCGGCTCCGATCGCCAACAAGGCCCCCGACAAGCCTCCTGCCGCCCCAGTACCAACAAAATGGTCAAGATCGATCCCGTACCAACGCTGATACCAGCTTCGCGCAGCGCCGAGCCTCATCGTGAGTAGTCTTACCGCTTCCACACTCGCTCCCTTTTGAGGGCCAAAGACGGCAGCAGCGTCACTAAACCGAGTCTGCACATCGAGCGCAACCCTCAACAACCTGGGATCAGGTGCAAGACGACGCTGTCGCACCCTTCGGATAAAACCAAGTCCACCATCGGTAACCGCAGAACCGCCGCAACCAATAAGAATCCGGTGTGGTTCCGATCTTCGTAGCGCCTCTTCAAGCAGAATCGCAACGCCGGTCGAGTCCGCACGTATCGGATCATTGTTCGCAGCGCCACCGATACGCGTTAATCCGATCGTCTCCGCCGTCTCAAGGATCACCTCAACGTTGTCCTGATCGAAGGCCCGATAACCAAGACGCGCACGACATGGACGACCAAGAGCATCGACGGTCGCCACCTGTTCCCATCGGTCCGCGAGGACTTCAAGAAAGCCATCACCACCATCAGAGAGGGGGCACTCTCTTACCTCGTCGGCGCGAAGTGCTCGCGCAAGGGTATGGGAGACCTCTCGTGCCGACGCCGTACCCTTAAAGCTGTCAAAAGCGGCTAGAACCTTCACGCACCCCGCCTTACCACTTGACACTACACTAAAACGCGACACCCATTATGCAGCAAAAGTCACGATATCTTTTTGTCACCAATAGAGGACCGATGCAGGTCGGTGCCGACGGCCATACCCTTATCCGCTCGGGAGGTGGACTCGCGAGTGGCTTGCTTGGACTGATGGACCAACCGGGGCACGACGAAATTCGATGGTTGTTTCCTATCTCCTCCGAAGCTGAAGTAATCGCGGCGCGCGAGCATCGATATGAGGCCATCCAGCCAGGTTTCTGCCCTGCTCCCGTCGACGAGCAAGACCACAGGGTCGCCTATCAAGTGATCGCCAACGAATACTTTTGGTATCTTTTCCATGGGCTCTTTGACCTCAGCTTCGAGCCAATCTTTGACCAGGCCTTTTTTGACGCCTACGATCAGTATCGTCGTTTCAATGACCAGATGGCCAACGCAGTATCGAAACTTGATCTGACCGCTACCACAATCATTATTAACGATTATCACCTGATGCTGATGCCCCAACTCTTACGCGATCGCGGATTCAGTGGTTCGATCGTTCTGTTCTTTCATACTCCAATCTGCACGGCGGCAGAATCCGAACTCATCCCGTCAATCATCCGCGACGAACTGCTCCGTAACTTCGCTGCCGCTAACGTGATCGGTCTCCATGCTCATCATTGGGAGCAATTTTTTATCGATTCCTTCGGCCACCGCGGGTTCCGGCTGCCCCCAACGGTAGTGGCTCCCCTCCCGGCCGACACGCTTGGCATGGTGAACTCACTCTCCGACGAAGGGGTCGCCTATGAGCGTGATCGGCTCGAACCGCTTGCCATGGGGCTCCCCACAATCCTGAGAGTCGACCGAATTGAACCGTCGAAAAACCTCCTACGGGGCGTCTACGCCATCGACAGCATGCTGCGCCAGAACCCGAAGACACGCGGCAATTTCCGAGCCCTCCTCTTTGCCTACCCATCGCGAAGCACCATTCCCAAGTATCGCCGTTTGACCGTTGAACTCGAGACGCTCGTCAAAGAGGTCAATGAACGCTGGTTTCATCAAGGCTGGAACCCCATTTACCTCGACCTCTCCGACCATCCCGCCAGAAGCCTTGCAAGTTACCAGCTTTTTGATACCCTCTTGGTCAACCCGCTGCGCGACGGCCTCAATCTCGTCGTCTTTGAAGCCGCTCTCGTCGCCAAGCCGACTGCACAAATTGTGCTCTCTACCGAAGCTGGCGCCGCCGAGCACGTTGGCCAATGGCTTGAACTCATCAACCCGCTCGACATCGCTGGCACGGCGGGAGCACTCGACCGAGCGCTCGAGGGTGGCGATCTTGACCCTGTCCGATCATGGACCAACCAGAATACGTGGACAAGGTGGTTGGAGACCATCAACCGTGCTCTTCGCTGAGTTTCGCCAGGTCTATCTCCAGCACCCCACGACTGCCCTGCTTGTCTTCGACTTCGATGGAACGCTTGCTCCCATCGTGTCAACGCCTGGCCAAGCCCGCCTTGATGTCCAGCTGCGTCAACCTCTAGAGAGGCTGAGCAACCAAACAAACGTTATCATCATCTCCGGTCGTCCAACTGACTATCTTGAGGAGCAATTCGCTGGTATTGGGATCCATCTCATCGGCAACTACGGCCGTCCAGAAACGCTGGAACCAACGGACCAAACGCTGCTCGAAGCGCTCGTTAGACGTGCTCGCCAAGAGTTGCCCACCGCCATTTTGGTGGAGGAAAAGCCGAGTTCGCTCGCGCTGCATTATCGTCGCGCTCCCGATCGAGCATCTGAGGTCCTGGCCTGGAGTCGTCGACAAGAGCGTGAGTACGACGTCGCCCTCGACTTTGGAAAATCTGTGGTGGAAGTGAGCGTCGGTGATCGCTCCGACAAAGGAACGGTACTGCGTCGACTAGCTGGAGGCCATTCCGCTGTGTTGTACGCGGGTGACGATGTAGGTGATATCCCGGCCATGAAGGCACTCCAAGAGTTCGACATGCCGACGTGTGGACTTGCCATCGCCTCCGAACAGTCTCCAACTGAGCTATCTGTCCTCGCCGACGAGAGTATCTCCCGATCGCAATTTGTCCATTATCTCGTCTCGTTGACCTCTGTTCCCACTACCTGAGGATCACGCGCACGCGCGAGAAAGTTTAGAATCGACAAATCGCTCCGATACCTTCTTGCAACTTGCAAAGGTGGATCAGATCATGGGAAATGTTCAAGAAACCTGGCGCGAACGCAGAGAGCAGATCCTGCGAGCAGCTATGGATGTTCTCGTCAACGACGGAGCTAGCAGCCTAACGATTCGTAGTGTCGCAAAAGCCGCTGGTGTGGACCCTGCGTTGATCTATCACTACTTTAGCTCGAAGGCGGATCTGCTCCAGGAGGTGACCTATATACCGTTGGAGGTAGAGGCCGAACTGGCAGATCCCTCTCGTGATCTGATGTGGAAGCTCTCCATCTTTGACCGACCATCGGCGGCACTATGGATCACGGCACTCATGATCTGTATGGTCGACGCTAGGGAGCGAGGCGCTGAGCAGTTTGGCCACCTTCTCGATCTCTTGCTCCCCAACGGCGATCGAGCCAAACGAACGATGGTGGTGGGCTTGC is a genomic window of Ferrimicrobium sp. containing:
- a CDS encoding glycerate kinase; protein product: MKVLAAFDSFKGTASAREVSHTLARALRADEVRECPLSDGGDGFLEVLADRWEQVATVDALGRPCRARLGYRAFDQDNVEVILETAETIGLTRIGGAANNDPIRADSTGVAILLEEALRRSEPHRILIGCGGSAVTDGGLGFIRRVRQRRLAPDPRLLRVALDVQTRFSDAAAVFGPQKGASVEAVRLLTMRLGAARSWYQRWYGIDLDHFVGTGAAGGLSGALLAIGAELTSGFDEVAGRVQLARQIGDADLVVTGEGRLDDTSLGGKVVGGVLRLAESQGTPVWVVVGSAAPETVRAVRQRGHRVSVLSELFGLDMALANPLGLLTQLATAVSED
- a CDS encoding trehalose-6-phosphate synthase, coding for MQQKSRYLFVTNRGPMQVGADGHTLIRSGGGLASGLLGLMDQPGHDEIRWLFPISSEAEVIAAREHRYEAIQPGFCPAPVDEQDHRVAYQVIANEYFWYLFHGLFDLSFEPIFDQAFFDAYDQYRRFNDQMANAVSKLDLTATTIIINDYHLMLMPQLLRDRGFSGSIVLFFHTPICTAAESELIPSIIRDELLRNFAAANVIGLHAHHWEQFFIDSFGHRGFRLPPTVVAPLPADTLGMVNSLSDEGVAYERDRLEPLAMGLPTILRVDRIEPSKNLLRGVYAIDSMLRQNPKTRGNFRALLFAYPSRSTIPKYRRLTVELETLVKEVNERWFHQGWNPIYLDLSDHPARSLASYQLFDTLLVNPLRDGLNLVVFEAALVAKPTAQIVLSTEAGAAEHVGQWLELINPLDIAGTAGALDRALEGGDLDPVRSWTNQNTWTRWLETINRALR
- the otsB gene encoding trehalose-phosphatase encodes the protein MLFAEFRQVYLQHPTTALLVFDFDGTLAPIVSTPGQARLDVQLRQPLERLSNQTNVIIISGRPTDYLEEQFAGIGIHLIGNYGRPETLEPTDQTLLEALVRRARQELPTAILVEEKPSSLALHYRRAPDRASEVLAWSRRQEREYDVALDFGKSVVEVSVGDRSDKGTVLRRLAGGHSAVLYAGDDVGDIPAMKALQEFDMPTCGLAIASEQSPTELSVLADESISRSQFVHYLVSLTSVPTT
- a CDS encoding TetR/AcrR family transcriptional regulator, with amino-acid sequence MGNVQETWRERREQILRAAMDVLVNDGASSLTIRSVAKAAGVDPALIYHYFSSKADLLQEVTYIPLEVEAELADPSRDLMWKLSIFDRPSAALWITALMICMVDARERGAEQFGHLLDLLLPNGDRAKRTMVVGLLFERHLLHSAACEDAALRRYTDLVEAV